From a single Maylandia zebra isolate NMK-2024a linkage group LG3, Mzebra_GT3a, whole genome shotgun sequence genomic region:
- the LOC101484692 gene encoding butyrophilin-like protein 9 isoform X1: MCTCCSDSKKPSFIVTLWAFMLCFIVRSPAQGEVLVIGSNLPIIAAPGDDVILPCHLEPTFDVQGLTVEWSKPDLKPDPSDRLSRVEYVHLYRDRQEVPDMKMASYFRRTELFMDDMKHGNISLKILNVSEEDNGRYRCFIPKLQSRVKAAVVELVVDPNNTKNLTTDRPLHPKILQTPNPQDTTPRNTGRSRVSMVIVIFAFISVVAVAAFTPCFSDRVNKQPEDDETQR, translated from the exons ATGTGTACCTGCTGCTCAGACTCAAAGAAACCCTCTTTCATTGTTACTCTCTGGGCTTTTATGCTGTGCTTCATTGTCAGGAGTCCCGCTCAAG GTGAGGTTCTGGTGATTGGTTCAAATCTTCCAATCATCGCCGCTCCAGGTGATGATGTCATCCTGCCGTGTCACCTGGAGCCCACGTTCGATGTCCAGGGTCTGACGGTGGAGTGGTCCAAACCCGACCTGAAGCCCGACCCGTCGGACCGGCTGAGCCGAGTGGAGTACGTTCACCTGTACAGGGACAGGCAGGAGGTCCCCGACATGAAGATGGCCTCGTACTTCAGGAGGACGGAGCTGTTCATGGACGACATGAAACACGGGAACATTTCACTGAAGATCCTGAACGTGTCGGAGGAAGACAATGGCAGATACAGATGTTTCATCCCCAAGCTGCAGAGCAGAGTGAAAGCTGCTGTTGTTGAACTTGTAGTCG atccAAACAATACTAAAAACCTGACGACAGACAGACCACTGCATCCCAAAATCCTCCAAACTCCAAATCCTCAGGACACGACTCCAAGAAATA CAGGTCGGTCCAGGGTCTCTATGGTCATCGTTATCTTTGCCTTTATATCAGTTGTGGCTGTCGCTGCTTTCACTCCATGTTTCTCTGACCGTGTAAAT AAGCAACCAGAGGATGATGAGACGCAAAGATAA
- the LOC101484692 gene encoding butyrophilin-like protein 9 isoform X2: MCTCCSDSKKPSFIVTLWAFMLCFIVRSPAQGEVLVIGSNLPIIAAPGDDVILPCHLEPTFDVQGLTVEWSKPDLKPDPSDRLSRVEYVHLYRDRQEVPDMKMASYFRRTELFMDDMKHGNISLKILNVSEEDNGRYRCFIPKLQSRVKAAVVELVVDPNNTKNLTTDRPLHPKILQTPNPQDTTPRNSRSRVSMVIVIFAFISVVAVAAFTPCFSDRVNKQPEDDETQR, translated from the exons ATGTGTACCTGCTGCTCAGACTCAAAGAAACCCTCTTTCATTGTTACTCTCTGGGCTTTTATGCTGTGCTTCATTGTCAGGAGTCCCGCTCAAG GTGAGGTTCTGGTGATTGGTTCAAATCTTCCAATCATCGCCGCTCCAGGTGATGATGTCATCCTGCCGTGTCACCTGGAGCCCACGTTCGATGTCCAGGGTCTGACGGTGGAGTGGTCCAAACCCGACCTGAAGCCCGACCCGTCGGACCGGCTGAGCCGAGTGGAGTACGTTCACCTGTACAGGGACAGGCAGGAGGTCCCCGACATGAAGATGGCCTCGTACTTCAGGAGGACGGAGCTGTTCATGGACGACATGAAACACGGGAACATTTCACTGAAGATCCTGAACGTGTCGGAGGAAGACAATGGCAGATACAGATGTTTCATCCCCAAGCTGCAGAGCAGAGTGAAAGCTGCTGTTGTTGAACTTGTAGTCG atccAAACAATACTAAAAACCTGACGACAGACAGACCACTGCATCCCAAAATCCTCCAAACTCCAAATCCTCAGGACACGACTCCAAGAAATA GTCGGTCCAGGGTCTCTATGGTCATCGTTATCTTTGCCTTTATATCAGTTGTGGCTGTCGCTGCTTTCACTCCATGTTTCTCTGACCGTGTAAAT AAGCAACCAGAGGATGATGAGACGCAAAGATAA
- the LOC106674510 gene encoding myelin-oligodendrocyte glycoprotein has product MSRLSSSSYTFPLWTLILCSAFLIAPVQGEVVVIGSNLPIIASPGDDVILPCQLVPMFDVQGLTVEWSKPDLKPDPSDRLSRVEYVHLYRDRKEVPDMKMASYFRRTELFMDDMKHGNISLKILNVSEEDNGRYRCFIPKLRSRVKAAVVELVVDPNVAKTSTMAPLHPRNFPTPDPQDTTPTNAGRSRVPVVVIVVTLLLVLTLAGFAAYFSRIFQKLKQKHQKDDETQKQPLQV; this is encoded by the exons ATGTCCCGGCTCAGCTCGTCTTCTTACACTTTTCCACTCTGGACTTTAATCTTGTGCTCGGCTTTCTTAATCGCACCTGTTCAAG GTGAGGTTGTGGTGATTGGTTCAAATCTTCCAATCATTGCTTCTCCGGGTGATGATGTCATCCTGCCGTGTCAACTGGTGCCCATGTTCGATGTCCAGGGTCTGACGGTGGAGTGGTCCAAACCCGACCTGAAGCCCGACCCGTCGGACCGGCTGAGCCGAGTGGAGTACGTTCACCTGTACAGGGACAGGAAGGAGGTCCCCGACATGAAGATGGCCTCGTACTTCAGGAGGACGGAGCTGTTCATGGACGACATGAAACACGGGAACATTTCACTGAAGATCCTGAACGTGTCGGAGGAAGACAACGGCAGATACAGATGTTTCATCCCCAAGCTGCGGAGCAGAGTGAAAGCTGCTGTTGTTGAACTTGTAGTCG ATCCAAATGTTGCAAAAACCTCAACAATGGCACCACTACATCCCAGAAACTTCCCAACTCCAGATCCTCAGGACACGACTCCAACAAATG CAGGTCGATCCAGGGTCCCTGTGGTCGTCATTGTCGTCACCTTATTATTAGTTTTGACTCTCGCTGGTTTTGCTGCATATTTCTCTCGCATTTTTCAGAAACTAAAa CAGAAGCATCAAAAGGACGATgagacacaaaaacaaccacTGCAAGTCTAG